The Mugil cephalus isolate CIBA_MC_2020 chromosome 11, CIBA_Mcephalus_1.1, whole genome shotgun sequence genome includes a window with the following:
- the LOC125017085 gene encoding sodium- and chloride-dependent transporter XTRP3A-like, protein MEKDPARPSWGSPMQFVLACVSYAVGLGNVWRFPYLCQMHGGGGFLIPYLLMLVLEGVPLFYMELAIGQKMRLGSIGAWTAISPYLGGVGLASVVTSLYLCLYYNILNAWSFWYLFHSFQSVLPWSVCPLNANLTGPIEECEKATPTQYFFYRETLNISPSIEVNGGIHTGQALCLLLAWAMTYLFIVRGVKSTGKAVYFTATFPYLVLFIYLVRGFTLHGAINGVKYMFTPKMEQLANPTTWINAATQIFFSLGLGFGSLIAFASYNPYNNNFERQAIVVSLINSGTSVFACIITFAIYGFKATVNYENCLERIRILLLNTFNIAEDTITINNVYEWTERLNATYPHQFMEIAHKLENCSLESELDTAVEGTGLAFIVYSEAITNMPVSPLWSVLYFFMLLLLGVGSMLGNITAITTPLQDFKFVSRMSNELVNGVVCVFCLLLGLGFTTTSGNYWFTMFNDYGATFSLLFIVLIEVITVSYVYGIKRFERDIEDMLGHRPNWFWKIMWTVTSPVLLIALFIFYIINYIQGGTPTYQAWNKELGKSLPVEYPVFGQVFIGILLVSSISCIPLTALYVFCTKRKHRNNHRRQLVSTVSAQSTEHDWN, encoded by the exons ATGGAAAAAGATCCAGCGAGACCCAGCTGGGGCAGCCCCATGCAGTTTGTGTTGGCATGTGTGTCATATGCAGTCGGACTTGGAAACGTATGGCGGTTTCCTTACCTCTGTCAAATGCACGGTGGAG GAGGGTTCCTGATTCCATATCTCCTCATGTTGGTTTTGGAGGGGGTGCCCTTGTTCTACATGGAGCTTGCAATTGGTCAGAAGATGCGTTTAGGTAGCATTGGGGCATGGACCGCCATCAGCCCTTATTTGGGGGGTGTGG GTCTTGCCAGTGTTGTGACATCCttgtatctgtgtctgtattACAACATCCTCAATGCATGGAGTTTCTGGTacctctttcattcatttcaa TCAGTATTACCCTGGTCAGTTTGCCCCTTAAATGCTAACCTGACGGGTCCGATAGAGGAGTGTGAAAAGGCTACACCCACCCAGTACTTCTTCTACAGGGAAACGCTGAACATCTCCCCCTCTATTGAGGTGAACGGAGGCATTCATACAGGCCAGGCGTTGTGCCTCCTGCTTGCATGGGCGATGACCTATCTGTTCATTGTGCGAGGAGTAAAGTCAACTGGAAAG GCGGTATACTTCACAGCCACGTTTCCATACTTGGTCCTCTTCATCTACCTGGTACGTGGCTTCACTCTTCACGGAGCCATCAATGGCGTCAAGTACATGTTCACTCCTAAG ATGGAACAGCTTGCCAACCCTACAACGTGGATCAACGCGGCCACTcagatatttttctctctgggttTGGGTTTTGGGTCACTCATCGCTTTTGCCAGCTACAACCCGTACAACAACAACTTTGAGCGCCAGGCGATCGTCGTCTCTCTTATCAACAGTGGAACCTCCGTCTTTGCCTGCATCATCACCTTCGCCATCTACGGGTTCAAGGCCACCGTCAACTACGAGAACTGCCTCGAGAG AATACGCATCCTGCTGCTGAATACCTTTAATATAGCAGAGGACACCATCACCATAAACAATGTCTATGAGTGGACTGAGAGGCTGAACGCAACATATCCTCATCAGTTTATGGAAATTGCCCACAAATTGGAAAACTGCAGCCTGGAGAGTGAATTAGACACC GCTGTGGAGGGCACCGGGCTGGCGTTCATCGTGTACAGTGAAGCCATCACGAACATGCCAGTCTCTCCGTTGTGGTCAGTGCTGTACTTCTTCATGCTCCTGCTCCTGGGAGTTGGGAGCATGCTAGGCAACATCACAGCCATCACAACACCGCTGCAAGACTTCAAGTTTGTGTCCCGCATGAGCAACGAGTTGGTCAACG gtgttgtgtgtgtgttctgcctGCTTCTCGGCCTCGGCTTCACCACCACGTCGGGGAATTACTGGTTCACCATGTTCAATGACTATGGAGCAACTTTCTCCTTGCTCTTCATCGTCCTCATCGAGGTCATAACCGTCAGCTATGTTTACGGGATTAAAAG gTTTGAGAGAGACATAGAAGATATGCTGGGTCACCGTCCAAACTGGTTCTGGAAGATCATGTGGACGGTGACCAGTCCGGTCCTCCTCATCGCCCTGTTCATCTTCTACATCATAAACTACATCCAGGGAGGGACACCAACCTACCAAGCATGGAACAAAGAGCTG GGTAAATCGTTACCGGTGGAGTATCCCGTCTTTGGCCAAGTCTTCATCGGGATCCTGCTCGTGTCGTCAATCAGCTGCATTCCCCTCACGGCGCTGTACGTCTTCTGCACGAAAAGAAAGCACAGAAACAACCACAGGCGGCAGCTCGTAAGTACGGTATCCGCTCAGTCGACGGAGCACGACTGGAACTAA